In one Xyrauchen texanus isolate HMW12.3.18 chromosome 18, RBS_HiC_50CHRs, whole genome shotgun sequence genomic region, the following are encoded:
- the LOC127659294 gene encoding granzyme B-like, translating into MCLYIFLHFLGIYTAVAMESGIIGGKEAKPHSRPYMASVQQNQGHICGGMLIRHDYVLTSAHCFNRRDFSGQNHFEVLLGAHNINKQEKSQQRIQVVKYIRHPMFEQNKDDYSYDIMLLKLKTKAKLNTFVKMMDLPTKNEKTPANVKCSIAGWGLKKQNEKHPTSLLQEVSLKLQENSKCKEKWQNHFNSERMICSVSDGKHAFCQGDSGSPLFCNNKPQGIASYTYPGNCTFREYPEVYVKISFFLPWIKKMIGKN; encoded by the exons ATGTGTCTTTACATTTTTCTTCACTTTCTTGGCATTTATACGGCTG TTGCGATGGAGAGTGGTATTATAGGAGGAAAAGAGGCTAAACCTCATTCCAGGCCATACATGGCATCAGTTCAGCAGAATCAAGGACACATATGTGGAGGGATGCTGATTAGACATGATTATGTACTGACATCAGCACACTGTTTCAA TCGTAGAGATTTCTCTGGTCAGAACCACTTTGAAGTTCTTCTGGGAGCACATAATATCAACAAACAGGAGAAGAGCCAACAGAGAATCCAAGTAGTGAAATACATTCGCCACCCTATGTTTGAACAGAACAAAGACGACTACAGCTATGATATCATGTTACTTAAG CTGAAGACCAAAGCCAAGctgaatacatttgtaaaaatgatgGATCTTCCTACAAAAAATGAGAAAACACCAGCAAATGTGAAATGCTCCATTGCTGGCTGGGgcttgaaaaaacaaaatgaaaaacatccaaCAAGTCTACTGCAGGAAGTCTCTCTCAAACTGCAGGAGAATTCGAAATGTAAAGAAAAGTGGCAGAACCACTTTAACTCTGAGAGAATGATCTGTAGTGTTTCAGATGGGAAACATGCTTTTTGTCag GGTGATTCAGGAAGTCCTCTTTTCTGCAATAACAAACCGCAAGGAATTGCTTCATATACCTATCCAGGAAACTGTACATTTAGAGAGTATCCTGAAGTCTACGTAAAAATCTCCTTCTTCCTCCCCTGGATTAAAAAGATGATtggtaaaaattaa
- the dnajb11 gene encoding dnaJ homolog subfamily B member 11 has product MAVRGMKLSSVCFLLLYLISTVLAGKDFYKILGVSRSASIKDVKKAYRKLALQLHPDRNQDDPNAQDKFADLGAAYEVLSDEEKRKQYDTYGEEGLKEGHHSSHGDVFSSFFGDFGFMFGRNSQPAGRDIPRGNDIVLDLEVTLEEVYSGNFVEVVRNKPVAKEAPGKRKCNCRQEMRTTQLGPGRFQMTQEVVCDECPNVKLVNEERTLEVEIEQGVRDEMEYPFMGEGEPHIDGEPGDLRFRIKVLKHPVFERRGDDLYTNVTISLVEALVGFDMDITHLDGHKVHIVRDKITKPGARLWKKGEGLPNFDNINIRGSLIVTFDVDFPKEQLDDQQKDGIRQLLKQTQSQKIYNGLQGY; this is encoded by the exons ATGGCTGTTAGAGGAATGAAACTGTCAAGTGTGTGTTTTCTGCTTTTATATTTGATATCGACAGTACTGGCCGG GAAGGATTTCTACAAAATTCTGGGTGTCAGTAGATCAGCATCAATTAAAGATGTAAAGAAAGCCTACAGAAAGTTGGCACTGCAGCTTCATCCAGACAGAAATCAAGATGACCCAAATGCCCAAGACAAATTTGCAGACCTTGGAGCTGCTTACGAG GTGCTCTCAGATGAGGAGAAAAGGAAACAATATGACACATATGGAGAGGAGGGCTTAAAGGAGGGCCATCATAGTTCACATGGTGATGTATTCTCCAG TTTCTTTGGGGATTTTGGATTTATGTTCGGTAGAAACTCGCAGCCAGCTGGCCGGGATATTCCAAGGGGTAATGACATAGTACTGGACCTTGAAGTGACCCTAGAAGAGGTGTATTCTGGGAATTTTGTTGAG GTGGTACGAAACAAACCTGTTGCAAAAGAAGCACCAGGAAAAAGGAAATGCAATTGCCGTCAGGAAATGAGAACCACACAACTAGGACCAGGTCGCTTCCAGATGACACAGGAGGTAGTGTGTGATGAATGCCCCAATGTCAA ACTTGTAAATGAGGAGAGAACACTAGAGGTGGAGATCGAGCAGGGTGTGAGAGATGAGATGGAATACCCTTTCATGGGGGAAG GCGAACCTCATATTGATGGTGAACCAGGAGATCTGCGTTTCCGTATCAAAGTCTTAAA GCATCCTGTGTTTGAGCGCAGAGGTGACGACCTTTACACAAATGTCACCATCTCTCTGGTAGAGGCTCTTGTCGGTTTTGATATGGACATCACTCATCTAGATGGTCACAAG GTGCACATTGTGAGGGATAAAATCACTAAGCCAGGAGCTCGTCTCTGGAAGAAGGGTGAGGGCCTGCCAAATTTTGACAACATCAATATCCGCGGGTCACTCATAGTCACCTTTGATGTAGACTTCCCCAAAGAGCAGCTTGATGACCAGCAGAAAGACG gTATAAGGCAGCTGCTGAAACAAACACAATCTCAAAAGATTTATAATGGACTGCAGGGATACTGA